The following coding sequences lie in one Paenibacillus durus ATCC 35681 genomic window:
- a CDS encoding ferrous iron transport protein A: MIASVCHLLQLQPGSAGAIQGIEGMDPVLRRRLADLGVSEGCTVCLKGKGPFMGPVMLECNGQLLAIRRKEASKIVVNVS, translated from the coding sequence ATGATTGCTTCAGTTTGCCACCTACTGCAATTGCAACCGGGTTCCGCCGGCGCTATTCAAGGAATAGAAGGAATGGATCCTGTCTTGCGCCGCCGTCTGGCTGATTTGGGAGTTTCAGAAGGCTGCACCGTCTGTCTTAAAGGAAAAGGTCCATTCATGGGTCCGGTTATGTTGGAATGCAACGGACAATTACTCGCCATCCGCCGGAAAGAAGCCTCGAAAATTGTGGTGAACGTGTCATGA
- a CDS encoding putative bifunctional diguanylate cyclase/phosphodiesterase gives MKIEEKKTLLTAVFGAALFLLIQSMHIALNGHNEREALSALYLISSWCTSAFGFAIFAQGWLLFSNQLSRGRLYSSALFLGVCVFDLLHTLGFIGIPFIQNVISEDRAFWLLSFSRLASAVGIFLIFGKEDSPVLVLGKNSILRKSILLVVLSTVLFSAGSYFLPGVISPTQADFARKLLNFVVLLIYLLDIAVILYTKRTEKSSSVLIIIRSLVFLALGQSFYLDAGSDKNIDLLFGAASCAAAYYLLLTGVYRLTLEEPFYEKQAIEAQINYLVYHDDLTGLPNRRRLLQHVDEVIESYRTSAIRGFSALAVLNINHFKDINVSLGHLAGDRLLQLVASRIKDGIRANEDLFSMGGDEFAYLMTDMESLDSCFLRSKELLNLFEQPIELEAGEYHISLSLGISIFPGDGDTAEQLIQNADTAVHDAKEHGVDIRRYVPLIQMKAKERLKLENDLRRALEREEFFLLYQPQVQLATKEIVGMEALLRWQHPKRGLVSPADFIPIAEESGLIVPIGEWVLRTACSQNKEWQKAGYRPICVSVNLSMRQFLQPNLAGKIGGFLKRIGLDPSYVDLEITESMTMDKEKAFEQLKRLKELGVYISIDDFGTGYSSLHYLKNMPIDRLKIDRSFVAEVMEDSNNAAIVSTITSMAHHLKLKVTAEGVENEDQLQFLRQQRCHEGQGYFFSKPIGAQEFERIFLKPTIFGMPS, from the coding sequence ATGAAAATAGAAGAGAAAAAAACACTGCTTACAGCAGTCTTCGGCGCGGCACTGTTTCTGTTGATTCAAAGCATGCACATTGCGCTGAATGGCCATAACGAACGGGAAGCACTGTCTGCGTTGTATCTGATTAGCAGCTGGTGTACCAGCGCCTTCGGATTTGCGATTTTTGCCCAGGGATGGCTTCTTTTCTCCAATCAATTGTCGAGGGGCAGACTCTACTCTTCCGCTCTTTTTTTGGGAGTTTGCGTGTTCGATCTCCTGCATACGCTTGGTTTTATTGGAATTCCGTTCATCCAGAACGTGATAAGCGAAGACCGGGCATTTTGGCTGCTATCCTTCTCAAGGCTTGCGAGCGCAGTCGGCATTTTTCTGATCTTTGGCAAGGAAGATTCTCCGGTGCTTGTCCTGGGGAAAAATAGCATCCTGCGGAAGTCCATCCTTCTGGTCGTGTTGTCGACGGTTCTATTCAGTGCGGGTTCTTATTTCCTTCCGGGAGTAATCAGTCCCACGCAGGCGGATTTTGCCAGAAAACTGCTTAATTTTGTTGTGCTGCTGATTTACCTTCTAGACATCGCCGTTATCCTCTATACGAAACGTACGGAGAAATCGTCCTCGGTGCTGATTATTATCAGGTCGCTCGTATTTCTCGCTCTGGGTCAGTCGTTCTACTTGGACGCGGGGTCCGATAAAAATATCGATTTGCTGTTCGGAGCAGCAAGCTGCGCGGCAGCCTACTATTTGCTGCTCACCGGCGTGTACAGATTGACGCTCGAAGAGCCGTTCTATGAGAAACAGGCGATTGAGGCGCAGATCAATTATCTCGTCTATCATGACGATTTGACCGGACTGCCGAACAGACGCCGGCTGCTCCAGCATGTCGATGAAGTGATTGAGTCCTATAGAACCTCCGCCATACGCGGTTTCTCGGCGCTAGCCGTCCTCAATATTAATCATTTCAAGGATATCAACGTCTCGTTGGGCCATCTGGCAGGAGACCGCCTGCTGCAATTGGTGGCATCCAGAATTAAGGACGGCATCAGGGCTAACGAGGATTTATTCAGTATGGGCGGAGATGAATTCGCCTATCTGATGACTGACATGGAGAGTCTGGATAGCTGCTTTCTCCGCTCCAAAGAACTGCTTAATCTGTTCGAACAGCCTATTGAACTGGAGGCCGGAGAGTATCATATTTCGCTCAGTCTGGGCATCAGCATCTTTCCCGGTGACGGAGATACGGCGGAGCAGCTTATTCAGAACGCGGATACCGCCGTTCATGATGCCAAGGAGCATGGCGTGGATATTCGCAGGTACGTGCCGTTAATACAAATGAAGGCCAAGGAAAGATTAAAGCTGGAGAACGATCTGCGCAGAGCGCTGGAGCGGGAGGAATTTTTCCTTCTGTACCAGCCGCAGGTTCAACTGGCCACGAAGGAGATTGTCGGCATGGAGGCGCTGCTTCGCTGGCAGCATCCAAAACGCGGCCTCGTGTCTCCGGCCGATTTCATTCCCATTGCCGAGGAGAGCGGGCTGATTGTTCCGATCGGGGAGTGGGTGCTGAGAACCGCCTGTTCTCAGAACAAGGAATGGCAGAAGGCGGGATACCGCCCGATCTGCGTATCGGTCAATTTGTCCATGCGTCAGTTTCTCCAGCCGAACCTGGCCGGCAAGATCGGGGGATTCTTGAAGCGGATTGGCCTCGATCCGAGCTATGTGGATCTTGAAATTACGGAGAGCATGACAATGGATAAGGAAAAAGCCTTTGAGCAGCTGAAGCGGCTTAAAGAGCTTGGAGTATATATCAGTATCGACGATTTTGGAACGGGCTACAGCTCGCTGCATTATCTGAAAAATATGCCGATTGACCGCCTTAAAATCGACCGTTCCTTCGTGGCGGAGGTTATGGAGGACAGCAACAATGCTGCGATTGTCTCGACAATTACTTCCATGGCGCATCATTTGAAGCTGAAGGTGACGGCGGAGGGAGTGGAGAACGAGGATCAACTGCAATTCTTGCGCCAGCAGCGCTGCCATGAGGGGCAGGGTTATTTCTTCAGCAAGCCTATCGGGGCCCAGGAGTTCGAAAGGATTTTCCTGAAACCTACTATTTTTGGAATGCCATCCTAA